GCCCCTCCTCCCGTGTCGCGGCCGGCGGGGCACTGCTCGTGCTCCCCGGCCGCGAAGGCGCTCTCGAATGGTAATGCGCACGTACCCTAGCCACGGTCTTGACACGGAGTTAGGATCCCCTGGTCGACTCGCGATTCCGCGACTCCGCTCGTTCACCTGAATCCCGCTCCGGTCCGGAGGCATTGGATGGATCCGCTGAACTCGCTGTGCGCAGAGACCGATGAAATCCGCCGGGACCTCGGCGACCGTGCCTCATTCCGGGATCCGGAGATGCTGGCCCGACTCGCCCGCCGCATCGAGGAAATGCCGGGACTGTGCCGGGAACCCGCGGTCCGTGCCTTTCTGGACGACATACGTGACTTCATCCCGGGTCGGCGGCTCTCAGCCGTCAAGGAACACATCAACACGAGGCGGGACAACCGGCTGTTCTCCCTGTTCGACGCCTCGTACTTCCCCTCGCTGCGGTTAGAGTTCCTGGCGTACGAAACCCTGCCCACGAATCCGCACATGGCCGATCGGTATGCCAGTAATACGATGCCGGTGAACATCGTGGCCCGCTCCGCGGGATTCGGCAGCCGGCCGGTGGTGGCACTGTTCCCGGAGAATCACATCGACGGGGTGCAGGAGCCGGACGACCAGATCTTCTACTTCATCGACAAGTTCGTTGAGCGGCATCGCCGAATTACCCGCCGCATGCTGGGACCGGTCCTTGCGGAAGGGAGTCTGCCACTTGTGCAGAAAGCCACGGACACGGAGATAGAGCTGGCCTCGTCCTGGTGGGTGCGACTGCACGAATACCACCACAGGCAGGGCGATATGCCCATCCCGGAGTTCCTCCCGGCGAAAAAGTCGAAGCCGCTGGCCGGGCTGGAGGAGCTGCGCGTCGACGTGTCCGGCATGCTGGCGCTCCTCGGCGACGCCGCGCTGCCGGCGGAGCCGGCGCGGTTGACGTACGAGTACATCCTCGCCGAACGGCTGCTGCGCTACGCGGTCGAGGGCATACCCCGCCCCAACTACGACGCCGTCGCCTCGCAGCTTCTCTTCTCCTATCTCACGGAGCACGGCGGGCTGCGGCTTCGGGGCGGCCTGATCCACCTCGACCGGGACCTCCCCCGGGTACTGGCCGGGTTCCTCGGCGAGATCGAGGCGATCGAGCGCAGGATCCACCAGGAGCCGGTGGCCGCGGTGAAGAAGCGGCTGCTGGAGTTCACCCACGCCTACACGGACTACGACGCCGAGGCCGGCGACTACCGGCACATCCCGTACTTCGCGGCGGTCAAGGCATCGCTGGGCGTGTAGGGCACGGCCCGGACCGGCCCGGCCGCCGCGCGTCACCGCGCGGCGGCCGAAGGAACGGCGCGACCCGCACGGAACGGAAAACAGGAGCACACCCCGACGGACACCCTGGAGTGCATGTGACTGCTGCAGCGGAACTGCCCGCGGTCGACCGGAACCGGCTCGACGACCGGGTGGAGGAGCAGATCGACAAGGCGCAACTGCGCCGGACGGACAACCCGTTCTTCGCCGCCGCGCGCGACGCCGGCTCCGTCACCCCGGAGGCCGGGCTCGACATCGCCGTGTGGTGGCGGGCGATGACCAAGGGCTTCATGTTCACCACGCTGGCCGGGCTGGGGGTGATCGCCCGTTCCTTCGCGGCGGACCGCGACCCGTCCCGTACGCTCCTGGGCGCCCTCCAGACCGTCTACCGCGTCATCGGCGACGACCTGGACAACGCCGCCCCCGAGTTCAGCTCGGTCGCGCCCCGCGGGCCGGCCGGCATCCACTACGTCTGGTGGGACGACACCATCACCGCGCCCCTCGCCGCACGCGTGGACGAGTCGGCGCGCGCCCGGGCGCAGGAGCTGCCGGGCCCGGTGGCGGAGCTGCTCGCGAACATGGACCGGCTCGCCGACTCCCCGCACGGCGCCGCCGTGCAGTTGCGCGTCGTGGAGACCATCGCGCTCGACATCGCGGTGGCGTTCCGGCGGATGTACGGGAAGGTGACGGCGGGCGGCGAGAAGGTCTTCACCGAGAAGGAGCAGTTCACCTGGATCGACGCCCACATCAAGGCGGAGACGGTGCACGCCGCGCAGGTCAGCGA
The Streptomyces sp. CNQ-509 DNA segment above includes these coding regions:
- a CDS encoding DUF6421 family protein, which gives rise to MDPLNSLCAETDEIRRDLGDRASFRDPEMLARLARRIEEMPGLCREPAVRAFLDDIRDFIPGRRLSAVKEHINTRRDNRLFSLFDASYFPSLRLEFLAYETLPTNPHMADRYASNTMPVNIVARSAGFGSRPVVALFPENHIDGVQEPDDQIFYFIDKFVERHRRITRRMLGPVLAEGSLPLVQKATDTEIELASSWWVRLHEYHHRQGDMPIPEFLPAKKSKPLAGLEELRVDVSGMLALLGDAALPAEPARLTYEYILAERLLRYAVEGIPRPNYDAVASQLLFSYLTEHGGLRLRGGLIHLDRDLPRVLAGFLGEIEAIERRIHQEPVAAVKKRLLEFTHAYTDYDAEAGDYRHIPYFAAVKASLGV
- a CDS encoding DUF6202 family protein; the protein is MTAAAELPAVDRNRLDDRVEEQIDKAQLRRTDNPFFAAARDAGSVTPEAGLDIAVWWRAMTKGFMFTTLAGLGVIARSFAADRDPSRTLLGALQTVYRVIGDDLDNAAPEFSSVAPRGPAGIHYVWWDDTITAPLAARVDESARARAQELPGPVAELLANMDRLADSPHGAAVQLRVVETIALDIAVAFRRMYGKVTAGGEKVFTEKEQFTWIDAHIKAETVHAAQVSDDETGMTTLVTDDAEAAEFLRLVEEYAGSFSRALQCFARRLAEPAAAGA